One genomic window of Alphaproteobacteria bacterium includes the following:
- a CDS encoding DNA polymerase has product MKEAPMQVEWLILDLNSFFASCEQQSNPHLRGKPVAIVPSMTDSTSVIAASYEAKKHGIRTGTSVGDAKKLCPNIHLQVARHRLYLEYHHAIIKAVEECVPIESIMSIDEMACQLMDNEKPVDAATALAKKIKANIREKVGECLTSSIGLAPNKFLAKVASDMKKPDGLTVITRADLPGKLLPLDLSDLCGIGDGMLQRLNNAGIFSIEDLYDASAEELHDIWGGIEGDRFYAMLHGESVYRPTSERRSISHQHVLEPPLRNRDGARKFARYLLMKAAQRLRSLGLYCRHLSVQVKFAKPGGYWSDDMRFAETQSSQDLLSWLEQMWANAPDNPPLRVTIVLSDFTAATSHQMDLFAVPAQQKVESSLLGSMDKINKRYGYGTIGFGDLKPDFRHFNGRIAFQKVPDFEEF; this is encoded by the coding sequence ATGAAAGAGGCCCCTATGCAAGTCGAATGGTTGATCCTGGATTTAAACAGTTTTTTCGCTTCCTGCGAACAACAATCCAACCCGCATTTGCGCGGCAAACCGGTTGCGATCGTTCCATCCATGACCGATTCCACATCCGTCATCGCCGCAAGTTACGAGGCGAAAAAACACGGCATTCGCACGGGCACTTCGGTGGGCGATGCCAAAAAATTATGTCCCAATATCCATCTGCAAGTCGCGCGGCACCGTTTATACCTGGAATATCACCATGCCATTATTAAAGCGGTCGAAGAATGCGTTCCAATCGAAAGCATTATGTCGATTGATGAAATGGCCTGTCAACTGATGGATAACGAGAAACCGGTCGATGCGGCAACGGCGCTGGCCAAAAAAATCAAGGCCAATATCCGCGAAAAGGTTGGCGAATGCCTGACATCGTCGATCGGTTTGGCGCCGAATAAATTTCTGGCCAAAGTTGCGTCCGATATGAAAAAACCGGATGGTTTGACGGTAATAACCAGGGCGGACTTGCCCGGAAAATTATTGCCGCTGGACCTATCGGATCTGTGCGGTATCGGCGATGGGATGCTGCAAAGGCTGAACAATGCCGGAATTTTTTCCATCGAAGACCTATACGATGCATCCGCCGAAGAATTGCACGATATTTGGGGCGGGATCGAGGGCGACCGGTTTTATGCGATGTTGCATGGCGAATCGGTATACCGCCCCACATCGGAACGGCGCAGCATCAGCCATCAACATGTTCTTGAACCGCCATTACGCAATCGCGATGGCGCGCGCAAATTCGCCCGGTATTTATTGATGAAGGCCGCCCAGCGGCTGCGCAGCCTGGGGCTTTATTGCCGGCATTTATCGGTCCAGGTCAAATTTGCAAAACCAGGCGGATATTGGTCCGACGACATGCGTTTTGCCGAAACCCAAAGCAGTCAGGATTTATTATCCTGGCTGGAACAAATGTGGGCAAACGCGCCGGACAATCCGCCGTTACGCGTCACCATAGTTTTGTCGGATTTTACCGCGGCGACCTCGCATCAGATGGATCTATTCGCGGTTCCAGCACAACAAAAAGTCGAATCCAGCCTGCTTGGATCCATGGATAAAATCAATAAACGCTATGGGTATGGCACTATCGGGTTTGGCGACCTGAAGCCGGATTTCCGGCATTTTAATGGACGCATCGCGTTTCAAAAAGTGCCGGATTTTGAGGAGTTTTAA
- a CDS encoding fasciclin domain-containing protein: MNSSTNSNTAPGSNLNSDEQAANAAITAAAKNALNSKNAASANSNAAATVASTIASNSNLSTFNSLIQTAGLNSILTSPGPITVFAPTDAAFAKLPAGTVANWQKPENKTELRRVLSYHISNGKLASADLAKSASQQTLAGLAITASSNGSKINNAQVASADISASNGIIHTIDTVLMPSAASVPTN, from the coding sequence ATGAATTCTTCCACCAACAGCAACACCGCGCCTGGCAGCAATTTAAACAGCGATGAACAAGCCGCTAACGCCGCGATCACCGCCGCTGCGAAAAATGCATTGAACAGCAAAAACGCCGCTTCCGCGAACAGCAACGCTGCCGCAACCGTGGCCAGCACCATTGCATCCAACAGCAATTTGTCGACCTTTAACAGCTTGATTCAAACCGCTGGCTTGAACAGCATTTTGACCAGCCCAGGTCCAATCACCGTTTTCGCGCCAACCGATGCCGCTTTTGCAAAATTGCCGGCAGGCACCGTTGCCAACTGGCAAAAACCGGAAAACAAAACTGAATTGCGCCGCGTTCTGAGCTATCACATCAGCAACGGCAAATTGGCTTCGGCTGATTTGGCAAAATCGGCCAGCCAGCAAACCTTGGCCGGCTTGGCGATTACCGCCAGCAGCAACGGCAGCAAAATCAACAATGCCCAAGTTGCCAGCGCCGATATCAGCGCCAGCAACGGCATCATCCACACGATCGATACCGTGTTGATGCCGTCGGCAGCAAGCGTTCCAACCAACTAA